gttttggggtcaaggtcactattactaTTTTCAGCGAGAGGTGGTAGgagacatgtattgctttagtaatacccagcatgcttgttctTCCGAATGACGTCCTTCATCTAAATTTCTCAAAACTTGTATGCAAATAGACCCTAGTTGTATGATGCATAAATCCAATATATATCATCCAATGGTTATACCAGGATCCCTCTgtgattttaatacatttttgttttttatttttcagataatACTGAAAGTTCatgtaaatgaccttgaccaacgATGTATTGAGGTTCCTGTGACCCCTGACACAACCTGCTCAGATGTCTTATCTCTGGCCCAGGAGCCCGGGGGTGGGGCTACCTACTGCCTGGTACAGACATGGAAAGGTCAAGGTAAGGAACATCTAGGATGAGGAGTTGGGTGGTGATATATTGGAGTCAGAAGTAGGAACTATATTTATAGGTGTTGTGCTTCAGCGTTATACCTATAACAGTCCTCAACCATCCCTGATTTTACCTCAGCTATGGTAACACCTGTAGCAGTCCTCAACCATCCCTGGTTTTACCTCAGCTATGGTAACACCTGTAGCAGTCCTCAACCATCCCTTGTTTTACCTTAGCTATGGTAACACCTATAACAGTCCTCAACCATCCCTTGTTTTACCTCAGCTATGATAACACCTATAACAGTCCTCAACCATCCCTGGTTTTACCTTAGCTATGGTAACACCTATATGAGTCCTCAACCATCCCTTGTTTTACCTTAGCTATGGTAACACCTGTAGCAGTCCTCAACCATCCCTGGTTTTACCTCAGCTATGGTAACACCTGTAGCAGTCCTCAACCATCCCTGGTTTTACCTCAGCTATCGTAACGCCTGTAACAGTCCTCAACCATCCCTGGTTTTACCTCAGCTATTGTAACACCTATAACAGTCCTCAACCATCCCTTGTTTTACCTCGGTTCTGAGTAACCTATAGCAGTCCTCAACCATCCCTGGTTTTACCTCAGCTATGGTAACACCTATAGGAGTCCTCAACCATCCCTGGTTTTACCTCAGCTATGGTAACACCTATAGGAGTCCTCAACCATCCCTGGTTTTACCTCAGCTATGGTAACACCTGAAGCAGTCCTCAACCATCCCTGGTTTTACCTTAGCTATTGTAACACCTGTAACAGTCCTCAACCATCCCTGGTTTTACCTCAGCTATGGTAACACCTATAGCAGTCCTCAACCATCCCTGGTTTTACCTCAGCTATGGTAACACCTATAACAGTCCTCAGCCATCCCTTGTTTTACCTCGGTTATGAGTAACCTATAGCAGTCCTCAACCATCCCTGGTTTTACCTCAGCTATGGTAACACCTATAACAGTCCTCAACCATCCCTGGTTTTACCTCGGTTATGGTAACACCTATAACAGTCCTCAACCATCCCTGGTTTTACCTCAGCTATGGTAACACCTATAACAGTCCTCAACCATCCCTTGTTTTACCTCGGTTATGGTAACACCTGTAACAGTCTTCAACCGTCCCTGGTTTTACCTCAGCTATGGTAACACCTATAACAGTCCTCAACCATCCCTGGTTTTACCTCAGCTATGGTAACACCTGTAACAGTCCTCAACCATCCCTGGTTTTACCTCAGCTATGGTAACACCTATATGAGTCCTCAAGCATCCCTTGTTTTACCTTAGCTATGGTAACACCTGTAGCAGTCCTCAACCATCCCTGGTTTTACCTCAGCTATTGTAACACCTATAGCAGTCCTCAACCATCCCTGGTTTTACCTCAGCTATGGTAACACCTATAACAGTCCTCAACCATCCCTGGTTTTACCTTTGCTATGGTAACACCTATATGAGTCCTCAACCATCCCTGGTTTTACCTTAGCTATGGTAACACCTGTAACAGTCCTCAACCATCCCTTGTTTTACCTCAGCTATGGTAACACCTGTAGCAGTCCTCAACCATCCCTGGTTTTACCTCAGCTATGGTAACACCTGTAACAGTCCTCAACCATCCCTGGTTTTACCTCAGCTGTGGTAACACCTATAACAGTCCTCAACCATCCCTGGTTTTACCTCAGCTATGGTAACACCTGTAACAGTCCTCAACCTCAGCTATTGTAACACCTATAACAGTCCTCAACCATCCCTTGTTTTACCTCGGTTATGAGTAACTATAACAGTCCTCAACCATCCCTGGTTTTACCTCGGTTATGAGTAACCTATAACAGTCCTCAACCTTCCCTGGTTTTACCTCAGCTATGGTAACACCTGTAACAGTCCTCAACCATCCCTGGTTTTACCTCAGCTATGGTAACACCTATAACAGTCCTCAACCATCCCTGGTTTTACCTCAGCTATCGTAACACCTGTAACAGTCCTCAACCATCCCTGGTTTTATGGTAACACCTATAACAGTCCTCAACCATCCCTGGTTTTACCTCGGTTATGAGTAACCTATAACAGTCCTCAACCATCCCTGGTTTTACCTCGGTTATGGTAACACCTATAGTAGCAGTCCTCAACCATCCCTGGTTTTACCTCAGCTGCCAACGTTTATCATGCAGTTTGTCCAATGTCCTAAATAGTTTTCCGATCGATCATGATTGTATTACCGGGTCTGTAATtaattatacagtataataccAGTATAACACAGGTACCCCTCCATACCAACATGTGGATCGATTGGAATAAGGAATGTTTATCTAGGGGGTTGGAATAAGGAATGTTTATCTAGGGAGTTGGAATAAGGCATGTTTATCTAGGGAGTTGGAATAAGGCAAATGTTTATCTAGGGAGTAAGAATAAGGCATGTTTATCTAGGGGGTAGAATAAGCCTAGCTGTTTATCAAGGAGATTAGAATAAGGCAAATGTTTATCTAGGGAGTAAGAATAAGGCATGTTTATCTAGGGGTAGAATAAGGCATGTTTATCTAGGGAGTTAGAATAAGGCCTGTTTATCTAGGGAGTAAGAATAAGGCATGTTTATCTAGGGGGTAGAATAAGGCATGTTTATCTAGAGAGTTGGAATAAGGCATGTTTATCTAGAAGGTTTGGAATAAGCCATGTTTATCTTGGGGTATTGTAATGAGGCATGTTTATCTGGGGGATTGGAATAAGGCGATTCGAATAAGGCATGTTTATCTTGGAGGATTGGAATAAGGCATGTTTATTCTGGGGGATTGGAATAGGGCATGTTTATCTAGGGAAGCTAGAGTCCACAGGTTTTTCATGACTGGTTTTTACAACTTTTGGAATAAAACAAGTGAAAGGCATAAATGCTTTACATCAGTATACTTGTAGTCAGTGAGGATTGTTGTGGAATGTCAACTGccaaaatgttttataaacaagACTCTGTGTCATGTATTAATGGACAAATAATTTAGTTTGTGGAGTCAGGTCTTACTTCATGTGACTGGGTCTGTAAGTCTAATGagaatatattttaaagttgATCATTATGTGACATAAATAGTTCTATTCTGTCATATCTCTGATCCACACTCCAGATTCAATTAATTCCTTAACTGAAATTATCTGAAAAGAATTAAACTGAAATTATCTGAAAAGAATCAATAGCTGTTTAGAGAAATCTTTTTAATCATAAAAACTTTGCCGTATATGTACCTTACTATAAAGACAGGAAATCCTACACCCCATGCACATAATTACATTATTCAAGGTCATGCCTGTAGATCAGCCATTGAATAAATTAGTCCTGTCAACTTAACACAGTGGTTAAGGTGACTCTGGCCCCTTTCCTTTCGGCTAATAAACATGTCCATCACTGTGGCATAAATTGAAcctttgtattgttttgagtatataattatctttatcAAATTCTCAACAGGTTTTACTAAAATAGTAATCCACATCATTTATGAAAAGATTTTGCAGACTTCTATGGTGCATGCATCTTTAATAGTACCTTCTGAGACTGCCTGTGGAGATCATGGTTTTGTTCATCACTTATTTCTTTGATATCTACTCTAAGTCACTGTCTGAATCCCGCTATATagtgattgattaaatttaAGATAATCTTCTAATCCCCAATATCCTGGACTTTTCTCTAAAGAAACCTCTGCTTATATGATGAcaaaataaggtaaagtgtTGACTGTAAACTGCTGTATCACAAATGAGCTcccaggaaaaaaataaaagattaatGCAAACTAATTTTAGTGGGGGACCACTCAAACCACAAAGCAAATTGGCAAAATTACAAGCATCCACCAAAACACCAAAAATAGCATAGACTTCTGCCCAGGTAAGCTGTACAATCTCTATGACCTTGGGCTAGCAAGAGGACACCAGGAGTGGTTAGCCGTAGTGATTTTGACATAATATTGTGAAAAAAACAATTGTTGTATGTTGTAGAGTTATAAATTCAAACTTCTGTTAAAATGACAACCTCGTCTGCTGTATAACTGTCTAATAATGGTATTTAGGCACATCACTTTTAAATCAGAAATAgaattttacatttacattccTTGTTAAACTTGTGgaaacttcatttattttacaacaattgcaaaaccagttatatatcaactgatattaatcatgcttgttggcccctaaccttttcacgtctgatcaaggaatcgaaccccggcccagccacctaggtgaaaggaaAGTGTTACCACTGTCAACCAACCACCCTTGTTAGGACTTAAAAGTAGCTACACAACAGTGTCAAGATCACACTATAATGTGTCtttgatgttttgttatttCAGAGCAAATACTGAAGGAGGATGAAAATATCTATGAGTTTCTCAAACAGTGGAATGATCAAgatgatgaaataaaatttgtcCTTCGTCGTGTTGTCCCTGGAGACTCCAGCGTGGGGGATACTTTGAAGGAGCAAGGAGCCAATGGTCAGTTTCtaatgttttcaaattattCTAACACGTTGGTCAAGCTGGTTACATTTTCATTGGGCTGGTTGTTGTTTCTAGTATCTACCTGTAAATAAGAATATATGTTACAATATTGAATAATTGATAGCTAATTAAATCATTTCCCAGCTTAAAGCCTTATAAACCCCTAGATTTGTACTTTTATCTTGTCATAATGAAATGGTTCGTCATAGCCATGGAACCAGAGGTGAAGGCTTGTCTTTATTGTAAACATGGTAGACAGACTGTAGATAAAAATTGAACTTTAAATTGAAGCACATTGAAATGAACATGGGGGTTCTTAATGTGGAAGGTTTAACCTTAGATTGTGAAGAAAATCCTTTTAACTCACATGGCATGACGTGCGTGCTAATGATAGAGTGAAGGATAGAGCCTCCATTGTTAGTCCATCTACACATCAACTTTTAGCTTCCTTTAGAAAACTATAAGATACTGAGCACTGAGATTTGACCAGGAGGTACATGAGGAAGACTTTCCTCATATTAATGACCTTGAcgtattttcaaggtcacaggggccaaatagtttttaaaaaatcattttcaaagcTAGTTTTCAAAGTCTCGGGGTACAGAatgaatctttttcaaatttcatctgtaggttcCATTTGGCCTAtagttgtactctaacaaaAACGGCTGAAAGGCAatcatctttgatttttttacCATAagagtttgttattgctatttcttggaTATCTCTGAAACTTGATGTTTGGGTTCCCCTAGCAcagtccctagttgtgcccatttaatttattttcaaatcattACTCCTATAATTTTACTATAAAATATTATTCCTGCTATAGCACTTTTGATTGGAATTTAACCTTAGACGACAGGAGGCCTTGAGGACAGGGCCAAAAGCAggcaatttggctatattgctataaacacCTTCCTCTCTAGACCTGTGCACtagatatcactcatattttaCTGAAAGCATCCCTAGGTgttgggaattcaaaattgtggTGAAACTGACCCTCCAGAGGCTTGAGGGGTGGAGCctaatcatatatttataagttCTTTAAAATCCTCCTCCTTCTGTTTTTGGTCTGAAGTATGCTTTGGTGAAATGGAACCCATTGTAAGTAAAGGATGAGGCTGGACACCCAGGGGTCTAAGGGTGGAGCCCAATAgtggaaatattgaaaattcttcaaaatcattGTTTCAATAGCAGGATTCTGTCCAAATTCAGTCTGAACCATGCTTGGTTTAAGGGCAATTAATTCTGTATGAATGGATGATTTGAGGCCCCTGAAGGGTTGGGGCCAATAGGTTAAATGTCAAGGTTATTAGGCcaaaaggtcaaggtaaaattttgtatcttttcattaAAGAATATGTtgttggtcagaattaaacaaagAGTCAACTGACCAATGATAAAGGTCATTTGGGTCCAAAGGGAAGTGTTTTGCCATAATCACTGAAATAcccaggtgagcgatacaggccctcttgaCCTCTTGTAACATTAGAAATGTATTACCTGTGCCAGACCATTAACAGTACaaatgtgttgttatttatgtACGTCAATTTGggtgtatagtgtatatacatattgaacaacaatgacatacaaaaatgtagactgtatttaatttttttaactaGCAATTTGGCTTTTAATAACAAACTATTATTATTAGTGTTCACACAGGACAGAAAAGGCATAAAATACACATGTGCTTGTTATGTTGGGTGGGACAGCTGATGTTTAGACCAGAAAAATGCTTTTcagtattatacactgtatatagtaaTATTTCAGGTAACGCAAGACTGAAAGTATGGGAAAGAAATGTTATCTACTGTAAAATCTTTAAGAGTATTATGTAAATCTAATCTGCAGTTAGGCATGCATACAAGCTGGATTGATATTACTTTCCATTGAGGAAGTTCAAATTTATCAACAAACTTAATTGTCACTGCATCAATTTCTGACTGCAAAACCTAGTCATTagtacaaattatattttacttTGATCCAGGATTCTTAGTTGTTCCTGTCTCAGGGTTGTATTAAATTGAGATTTTTTCCGACTTTCTAGTGTATGACTTAATTAGGGGATTACTGTTGCACACAGTTTCAGGCATGATTTAGTAAATTGGACTTCCGTGTGAAACACCCTTTCCCCGTATTTTCcatctatatatttatttttttcagaacgTGGTATGTGGAGGGAACAAAAAAACATAGCattataaagaaattaaaatatttggcCTTTAACAAATTGCttcatcaattaaaaaaacacatttagcATTTCAGTTGTTGAAATTAAACTTCAATCTTTTTCTACTGAAATTTGTCAGCATTCCGTTATCCTCCATAGAAGAATCACTTTCCATAAATGTACTGATGGGCTAAATGATAAGAGAGCTGAAAAGTATTGAAGTGAATGCATGGGTAAAATTTCTgtagctatatatgtatatcttaatTCGGATTTAATCCCCCTCCAATCTCTCGGGTTTGCTGGTAACTGTTGTTGTGCAATGGATTCCGAATGTGATCATTGTATGACAACAAAGGGGTGAAATATCTGTACTGGGTTCCACATAATAGTAACCCTGCTGGGATCTTTTATGTCAAAACGTAAATTGTAGATAGGCTATGGAGATTTGGGGGATAGAAAATAATGGCATGTCAAATCAGACATAGCTTTCTCACGGTTATGGAGCACTGCCTGCTGTCTGTTGTAAAGTACAGAAAAGGTGTAGTATCGATTGAAAGGGCTTCAGATGAAAAACTAGGTTATCAACAACTCTTGTGTTAATTGTAGATTTGAGATGTTGAGTCAGTTATTGAAAATTGAAGACGGGGTGTTATAACTAAATTTGAAATAGATATTGATCTAGTTTTGAGCCGGAGTTTTTAACAATAGTCTGGAGTTTTTAGATGTTTTCTATTACAAATCTGACAATCAGAAATCTCTACCAGGACAGGTGCATAGGGTTTGGCTGTACAAgtgtaataaaaataaaatgtcaattaaAAAATGGTATTGAATGTCATtcatgtgtgtgtgtatgacaCACTAGTGAAATTTTCTGTTGACAGATTGTTTTAAACAAGGAGCATATTTGTCACCAGCTTTGTCAGATTATCGAAATTAAAAACTGACATTTAATAAGAATCCTAACATGTGACAATGGTTTGGTTGTGTAGCCAGTCGTCTCCTTGCTGTGAAACAGGTGATTcttgttcaaatatttattttttagtttatttttttgtgCATTCACACATTTTGGAGCAAAAATGTCAAAGTTAATAAAAGACATAGACCTATATCATAAAGATAAAATTATGACTGGTATTTAGGATTTTCTAAGTAACCTAGGCAAAATGGGATATTTGTTACCGCCCCCGTTATCACTATAACAGAGCAAGTGGTTTATGGGAGATATTTGTATCGAAAATGTTAGTCATCTCATGTGTTTTTGTGACCTGCAATGTATTGTTGAGTGTTGGGGCGAACATATGGAAAATGTCTTTCAGCAGACTTTAGGGGTCTAATCAGTTAATTACACCGACCCTGTTTACTCATCAAGGTAAAAATGTCACCATTTATCAGGTATATCGTTTACTTATGAGAACAATACTGGAGATAATATAACTAGCCATTAGTTGATATCCTGTAATTGAAGACTTATCAGTGTTACTGACCAGAGGAAAATAATCACCGCTCATATAACAGTGTATAGGCTAAGGGGTTTGATGTGAAGCTTGGTTCCTACAAAGGCCCCCCCTCTGGTGCGATATCTATTAAAGGAAGATTATCTGAAGGTTTCTGGTTTGTCTGATAAGCGGTTTGGAATGCAGGGACATGGATAGGCCTGACTACAGAGGATCTCTCTCGGTGGTGTTTTATAGTAAATTTGATACAAAGacaaataagaaaaataaaataaatacaaccAGAATTTGAATTTTCCGCTGTCTGGCTTAATTTCATTAGGACCGATAGCTAATGTGGTGGAAATTTAATCCATTTCGAGtctgaaattatcaaaaaaattgatacagtcaaacctgtcttagcAACCACTTGAATTACGTGACTCCCTCCCATATTTGACCCTATTTTCCCCTCCCAATGTTGTTTGCCATACTAATTacctgaacctggattaagagaccacctgtcatatgtgacctttagggcctcccttggaaggtcatatatgacaggtttgactgtagtttcAAAAGCAGAAAATTGTCATCTTTTCTTTTAGTTAAgaatttgttgtaaaatatgtaGATACAATATTGGGTCTATATCAGTTTATCTTAAGCCTTTTTGTATAAGGTAACCATATACAC
This DNA window, taken from Pecten maximus chromosome 3, xPecMax1.1, whole genome shotgun sequence, encodes the following:
- the LOC117324558 gene encoding apoptosis-stimulating of p53 protein 1-like — translated: MFFAVFSAPELQEQIILKVHVNDLDQRCIEVPVTPDTTCSDVLSLAQEPGGGATYCLVQTWKGQEQILKEDENIYEFLKQWNDQDDEIKFVLRRVVPGDSSVGDTLKEQGANGRGRRYQNEMRDSAGVP